One genomic segment of Abyssisolibacter fermentans includes these proteins:
- a CDS encoding aspartate-semialdehyde dehydrogenase produces the protein MKKANIAIVGATGMVGRTFIKVLEERDFPVNNIYFFASAKSKGSKIMFNGEEYTVEELTTESFDRDIDIALFSAGGDISKKFAPIAKEKGVTVVDNSSAWRMDNDVPLVVPEVNPQDIEWNEGIIANPNCSTIQCMLPLKVLKEKYGIKRVVFSTYQAVSGSGVGGIKDLENGIEGGQNVKYPHQIAYNCLPHIDVFLDNGYTKEEMKMINETRKILNDDSIKITATAVRVPVKYGHCVSVNVELEKDFNIEDVFEIYRNTDGIILQDDLSNDVYPMPINAEGNDEVYVGRIRRDFSIDNGLNIWVCADNIRKGAATNTVQIAELLVNKL, from the coding sequence ATATATACTTTTTCGCTTCAGCAAAGTCAAAAGGCAGCAAGATAATGTTTAACGGTGAAGAGTATACAGTTGAGGAGCTTACAACAGAATCCTTTGATAGAGATATTGATATAGCTTTGTTCTCAGCTGGGGGAGATATAAGTAAAAAATTTGCTCCTATAGCTAAAGAAAAAGGTGTTACAGTTGTAGATAATAGTAGTGCATGGCGTATGGATAATGATGTACCTTTAGTAGTACCTGAGGTTAATCCTCAAGATATAGAATGGAACGAAGGTATAATAGCCAATCCTAACTGTTCAACTATACAATGTATGTTACCTTTAAAAGTTTTAAAAGAAAAATACGGAATTAAAAGAGTTGTATTTTCAACTTATCAAGCAGTTTCAGGTTCAGGTGTTGGAGGAATAAAAGATTTAGAAAATGGAATAGAGGGTGGTCAAAATGTTAAATATCCTCATCAAATAGCATACAATTGTCTTCCACATATAGATGTATTTTTAGATAATGGCTATACAAAAGAAGAAATGAAAATGATAAATGAAACAAGAAAAATACTTAATGATGATAGTATTAAAATAACAGCTACAGCAGTAAGAGTTCCTGTTAAATACGGTCATTGTGTTTCTGTAAATGTGGAGCTTGAAAAAGATTTTAATATTGAAGATGTATTTGAAATTTATAGAAACACAGATGGAATTATATTGCAGGACGATTTAAGTAATGATGTATATCCAATGCCAATTAATGCTGAAGGAAATGACGAAGTATATGTAGGTAGAATAAGAAGAGATTTTAGTATTGATAATGGACTTAATATATGGGTATGTGCAGATAATATTAGAAAAGGAGCAGCAACTAATACTGTTCAAATTGCAGAGCTTTTGGTGAATAAACTTTAG
- the dapA gene encoding 4-hydroxy-tetrahydrodipicolinate synthase, translating to MNLFKGSGVAMVTPFNEDGSVNYAKYEELLNWHIEKGTDAIITVGTTGEGSTLSDMEHKEVIKFTVKIVNKRVPVIAGTGSNDTAYAIELSQYAEKVGADGLLVVTPYYNKTTQKGLIKYFADIANNVNIPIILYNVPGRTGLNIAVDTVVKLAEHKNIQAIKEASGNISYVTEIARLCPEDFDIYSGNDDMIVPILSIGGCGVISVVANILPSETHSIVEKYLNGNVTEARNLQLKLNGLIHALFIETNPIPIKTAMNLMNMEVGMLRAPLCDMEDNNLEILANEMKKLDIKVGNF from the coding sequence TTGAATTTATTTAAAGGGTCTGGGGTAGCTATGGTTACCCCTTTTAACGAAGATGGTAGCGTGAATTATGCAAAATATGAAGAATTGTTAAACTGGCATATAGAAAAGGGTACTGATGCAATCATAACCGTTGGAACTACAGGTGAAGGTTCTACATTATCAGATATGGAACATAAAGAGGTAATAAAATTTACAGTCAAGATTGTTAATAAAAGAGTTCCTGTTATCGCAGGGACAGGCAGTAATGATACTGCTTATGCTATAGAGCTAAGTCAATATGCCGAGAAAGTTGGTGCCGATGGTTTATTAGTGGTAACACCATATTATAACAAAACTACTCAAAAAGGATTAATTAAGTATTTTGCAGATATTGCGAATAACGTAAATATACCAATAATTCTATATAATGTTCCTGGTAGAACAGGTCTGAACATAGCAGTAGATACAGTAGTCAAGTTAGCAGAGCATAAAAACATACAAGCAATAAAAGAGGCTAGTGGAAACATAAGTTATGTAACAGAGATAGCTAGACTATGTCCAGAGGATTTTGATATATATTCAGGAAATGATGATATGATTGTACCTATTTTATCTATAGGCGGTTGCGGTGTAATATCTGTTGTAGCTAATATTTTACCTAGTGAGACACATAGTATAGTAGAGAAATATTTAAATGGTAATGTTACTGAAGCTAGGAATTTACAATTAAAGTTAAATGGTCTTATCCATGCATTATTTATTGAAACTAACCCTATCCCAATTAAAACTGCCATGAATCTAATGAACATGGAAGTTGGAATGTTAAGAGCTCCTTTATGTGATATGGAGGATAATAATTTAGAGATATTAGCCAATGAGATGAAAAAATTAGATATAAAAGTGGGTAACTTTTAA
- the dapB gene encoding 4-hydroxy-tetrahydrodipicolinate reductase: protein MISVVVNGCNGKMGQVLINKLIESEGFKVVGGIDKNTLSKDIPVFNNINGIKEDVDVIIDFSNRECLAELLKYGLDNNVGLVIATTGLTNEDKLEIYEASKKIPIFNSSNTSVGINTLIEIIKGTVKALSDSFDIEIIEKHHNQKLDAPSGTAFMLANQINNELNNSMKLIYGRNGDNAKRSKNEIGIHAVRGGTIAGEHTIIFAGDDEIIELKHIALSKKIFANGAIDAARFISTKNNGLYNMSDVIKAKY, encoded by the coding sequence ATGATAAGTGTTGTAGTAAACGGATGCAATGGGAAGATGGGACAGGTTTTAATAAATAAGCTGATTGAAAGTGAAGGTTTTAAAGTTGTTGGAGGAATTGATAAAAATACATTATCAAAAGATATTCCAGTTTTTAATAATATAAATGGTATTAAAGAAGATGTAGATGTTATAATAGATTTTTCAAATAGAGAATGTTTAGCGGAATTATTGAAATATGGATTAGATAATAATGTTGGACTAGTAATTGCTACCACTGGATTGACTAACGAAGATAAGCTTGAAATATATGAAGCTTCAAAAAAAATACCTATTTTTAATTCATCTAATACATCAGTAGGTATAAATACTTTGATTGAAATAATTAAAGGTACTGTAAAAGCTCTTAGTGATAGTTTTGATATAGAAATAATAGAAAAACATCATAACCAAAAGCTAGATGCACCAAGTGGTACTGCTTTTATGTTAGCAAATCAAATCAACAATGAATTAAACAATTCAATGAAGCTTATATATGGAAGAAATGGAGATAATGCTAAAAGAAGCAAAAATGAAATAGGAATACATGCAGTAAGAGGAGGAACTATAGCAGGTGAGCATACAATAATATTTGCAGGTGATGATGAAATAATAGAATTAAAGCATATAGCATTGTCAAAAAAGATATTTGCAAATGGAGCTATAGATGCAGCAAGGTTTATTAGTACTAAAAATAATGGATTATACAATATGAGTGATGTAATAAAAGCTAAATATTAG
- the dapD gene encoding 2,3,4,5-tetrahydropyridine-2,6-dicarboxylate N-acetyltransferase, whose protein sequence is MDAKMTDPYEIAKFIKNAKKATPVKVYIKGDLTNISFDNFKFFGDNKSGILFGEYDDLSDLLSENKECIEDYHIEYDRRNSAIPMLNTNHLHARIEPGAIIRDKVEIGKNCVIMMGAVINIGAEIGEGTMIDMNAVVGARGTIGKNAHIGAGSVIAGVLEPPSKTPVIIEDEVLVGANAVVLEGVRIGKGAVVAAGSVVTEDVPAGCVVAGTPAKIIKQKDEKTAKKVEILSDLRE, encoded by the coding sequence ATGGATGCTAAAATGACTGATCCTTATGAAATAGCTAAATTTATTAAAAATGCAAAAAAAGCAACACCTGTTAAGGTGTATATTAAAGGTGATTTAACTAATATAAGTTTTGATAATTTTAAATTTTTCGGAGACAACAAATCTGGTATTTTATTTGGAGAGTATGATGATTTAAGTGATTTATTAAGTGAAAATAAAGAATGTATTGAAGACTATCACATTGAGTATGATAGGAGAAATTCTGCTATACCTATGCTAAATACAAATCATTTACACGCTAGAATCGAACCGGGAGCAATAATTAGAGACAAAGTTGAAATAGGGAAAAATTGTGTAATCATGATGGGAGCGGTTATTAATATTGGTGCTGAAATTGGTGAAGGTACAATGATAGATATGAATGCGGTTGTTGGTGCTAGAGGAACTATAGGTAAAAATGCTCATATCGGTGCTGGTTCAGTTATTGCTGGTGTTTTAGAACCACCAAGTAAGACTCCTGTTATTATAGAAGATGAGGTATTGGTAGGAGCAAATGCAGTAGTACTAGAAGGAGTTCGAATTGGTAAAGGAGCTGTAGTTGCAGCGGGTTCTGTTGTTACAGAGGATGTACCGGCAGGATGTGTTGTAGCAGGTACGCCAGCTAAAATAATAAAGCAAAAGGATGAAAAGACTGCTAAGAAAGTGGAGATACTAAGTGATTTAAGAGAATAG
- a CDS encoding aspartate aminotransferase family protein encodes MNLVEKDKQYVLNLYKRIDIEIDRGEGSYLYDVDGNKYLDMYSGISVNNLGHLNKTLSDIIAKQAERFMHLSNYFACESTVNLAKILVENTFASKVFFSNSGTEANEAAIKLARKFGRKYSDSKNVILTASNSFHGRSCGSLTLTARDRYKNDFLPLLPRVKNFIYNDTNDLKALVNDDVCAVFLETVQGEGGIVEISQEFIDKLMKLSKQYNFLVIIDDIQAGLGRTGDFLSFEKYGIKPHVATLAKSLGGGLPLGAMLVSEEVEDVLKPGDHGSTFGGNPVACAAGEYVVSNIADSEFLNQVKRKGNIMISGLNELKTKYPLVIRDVRGRGLMIGIDAGQYAQSIKNTALELGLMLNVTNDTVIRLLPSLNINDKEIEEFLGKFEKTINSIKTAR; translated from the coding sequence GTGAACTTAGTAGAAAAAGACAAACAATACGTACTGAATTTATATAAAAGAATAGACATTGAAATAGACAGAGGCGAAGGATCTTATTTATATGATGTTGATGGGAATAAATATTTAGATATGTACAGCGGAATTTCTGTAAATAATCTAGGACACCTTAATAAAACACTTTCTGATATAATTGCTAAACAAGCTGAAAGATTTATGCATCTATCTAACTACTTTGCCTGCGAATCTACTGTTAATCTTGCTAAAATACTTGTAGAAAATACTTTTGCTTCAAAGGTATTCTTCTCAAATTCAGGAACGGAAGCAAATGAAGCTGCTATAAAACTAGCTAGAAAATTTGGAAGAAAATACAGTGATTCAAAGAATGTTATATTGACTGCATCTAATTCTTTTCATGGAAGAAGCTGTGGCAGCTTGACTTTAACAGCAAGAGATAGATATAAAAATGATTTTTTACCATTGTTACCAAGAGTTAAGAATTTTATATACAATGATACTAATGATTTGAAAGCATTAGTAAATGATGATGTATGTGCAGTATTTTTAGAAACGGTTCAAGGGGAAGGTGGAATCGTTGAAATTTCACAGGAATTTATTGATAAACTCATGAAGCTTTCAAAACAGTACAATTTTCTTGTAATTATAGATGATATACAGGCTGGATTAGGTAGAACAGGAGATTTCCTTTCTTTTGAAAAATATGGAATCAAACCACATGTTGCTACTCTTGCTAAATCTCTGGGAGGAGGACTTCCATTAGGTGCTATGTTAGTAAGTGAAGAAGTAGAGGATGTTTTAAAACCCGGTGATCATGGAAGTACATTTGGTGGTAATCCTGTTGCTTGTGCTGCTGGTGAATATGTAGTTTCTAATATAGCAGATAGTGAATTCTTAAATCAGGTTAAAAGAAAAGGCAATATAATGATTAGCGGGTTAAATGAACTAAAAACAAAATATCCTCTAGTTATAAGGGATGTTAGAGGCAGAGGTTTAATGATTGGTATAGATGCTGGTCAGTACGCTCAATCAATTAAAAATACTGCATTAGAACTTGGCTTGATGTTAAATGTAACTAATGATACAGTCATAAGATTATTACCGTCATTAAATATTAATGATAAAGAAATAGAAGAGTTTTTAGGGAAATTTGAAAAGACTATAAATAGCATAAAAACCGCTAGATAA
- a CDS encoding MBL fold metallo-hydrolase: protein MKLSVLVDNNAMNIMYAEWGLSYYIEESDKKILFDLGSSNLFIENAEKMKINLEDLDYVVISHGHWDHVWGLQYLIRYYRDKSIPKSKRPTIIAHPLAFIPKYAEDKESFEHGSIIYKDEVMKNFNTIFTDEPYYITENLVFLGEITRKFGYENKEPLGKIYIDNQCKDDYIYDDTALAYINEEILTIITGCSHSGICNICEHAKAVTSKEKIQDIIGGFHLIDPEKEQMEKTLEYIRSLNTTCIHPCHCTSLNSKIELSKVSKIENVATGIVLKYK from the coding sequence ATGAAATTATCAGTATTAGTTGATAATAATGCTATGAACATCATGTATGCTGAATGGGGTTTATCATATTATATTGAAGAAAGTGATAAAAAAATATTGTTTGATCTTGGGAGCTCTAATTTATTCATAGAAAATGCCGAAAAGATGAAAATAAATCTTGAAGACCTCGATTATGTTGTAATATCGCATGGACACTGGGATCATGTATGGGGACTACAATATCTTATAAGATATTATAGAGATAAAAGTATTCCAAAATCCAAAAGACCTACAATAATAGCTCACCCTTTGGCATTTATACCTAAATATGCAGAAGATAAAGAAAGCTTCGAACACGGCTCAATTATTTACAAAGATGAAGTAATGAAAAATTTCAATACAATATTTACAGATGAACCATATTACATTACAGAAAATCTTGTTTTTCTAGGTGAAATAACCAGAAAATTTGGTTATGAAAATAAAGAACCATTAGGAAAAATCTACATAGACAATCAATGTAAAGATGATTATATTTATGATGACACGGCACTTGCATATATAAATGAGGAAATTTTGACCATAATAACAGGCTGTTCACATTCAGGTATATGTAATATATGTGAACATGCTAAAGCTGTAACCTCTAAGGAGAAAATTCAAGACATAATAGGAGGATTTCATCTTATAGATCCCGAAAAGGAACAAATGGAAAAAACACTAGAATATATTAGATCATTAAATACTACTTGTATTCATCCTTGTCACTGTACAAGCTTAAATTCAAAAATAGAGTTAAGCAAAGTTTCTAAAATAGAAAATGTAGCAACAGGCATTGTTTTAAAATATAAGTAA
- a CDS encoding GNAT family N-acetyltransferase — MYKGELVRLREITEEDIDVLKHQINDYELKKFNTSGIPYPTSIEKMKKMLFERDEKRGSFSFAVEDLKEKIFIGTCGMNYVDWKNRYASIGISITDKNYWGKGYGTDAVKLIVKFIFEHMNLNKVSLGTFSFNKRAIACYKKCGFKEEGVLRQEVYAEGQYYDEICMGILRNEYEELYK; from the coding sequence ATGTATAAAGGGGAATTAGTACGTTTAAGAGAAATAACTGAAGAAGATATTGATGTACTTAAACATCAAATTAATGATTATGAGTTAAAAAAATTTAATACTAGTGGTATACCTTATCCGACTAGTATTGAGAAAATGAAAAAGATGCTATTTGAAAGAGATGAAAAAAGAGGCAGTTTTTCATTTGCAGTAGAAGATTTGAAAGAGAAAATTTTTATTGGTACCTGTGGTATGAATTATGTTGACTGGAAAAATAGATATGCTTCTATTGGTATCTCAATTACTGATAAAAATTATTGGGGTAAAGGATATGGTACAGATGCTGTGAAATTAATAGTTAAATTTATATTTGAGCATATGAACTTGAATAAAGTTAGTCTGGGAACATTTTCTTTTAATAAAAGAGCTATAGCATGTTACAAAAAATGTGGATTTAAAGAAGAAGGAGTTTTAAGGCAAGAAGTATATGCCGAGGGACAATACTATGATGAAATATGTATGGGAATATTAAGAAATGAATATGAAGAATTATACAAATAG
- a CDS encoding glycerate kinase gives MSLKKVVICSDSFKGTLSAIAACDAIESGIKMADSDIATVKLPMADGGEGTIEVLLKALGGERKTIQVTGPNFRRIYASYVILNNKTAVIEMAQASGLCLASQPRNPSKTTTYGTGELILDALNNGCRKFIVGIGGSATNDGGIGMASALGVRFLDKQGNQISLNGGGLKSLEKIDLSNIDTRLSECDIEVACDVDNPLYGLNGASYIYAAQKGADKSMIKELDDNLKSYADIIKRDLGIDVQEINGAGAAGGLGAGLVAFANAKLKSGIEIILDAANIDNAIKDADLIITGEGRIDGQSLRGKVPIGILNRALKYNVPVIAIVGSIGDEIDSIYQAGIVSVFSINRKPLDFEAAKLHTRENLTRTAEALIRFSSIF, from the coding sequence ATGTCATTAAAAAAAGTAGTTATATGTTCGGATTCTTTTAAAGGTACTTTATCAGCAATTGCTGCATGTGATGCGATAGAAAGTGGTATTAAAATGGCAGATAGTGATATAGCTACCGTAAAACTGCCAATGGCTGATGGAGGAGAAGGTACAATTGAAGTTTTGTTGAAAGCACTTGGAGGAGAAAGAAAAACTATACAGGTAACTGGTCCAAATTTCAGGAGGATATATGCAAGCTATGTGATTTTAAATAATAAAACTGCTGTTATAGAGATGGCACAGGCTTCTGGTTTATGTTTAGCAAGTCAGCCAAGAAATCCATCTAAAACTACTACATATGGAACAGGAGAATTAATATTAGATGCTTTAAATAACGGATGTAGAAAATTTATTGTTGGAATAGGCGGTAGCGCTACAAATGATGGTGGAATAGGTATGGCTTCAGCTTTAGGAGTAAGGTTTTTAGATAAGCAAGGAAACCAAATTTCTTTAAATGGTGGAGGTTTAAAGTCATTAGAAAAGATTGATTTATCAAATATTGATACTAGATTAAGTGAATGTGATATTGAAGTAGCATGTGATGTAGATAATCCTCTTTATGGTCTAAATGGAGCTTCATATATATATGCAGCGCAAAAGGGTGCTGATAAAAGTATGATAAAAGAACTTGATGATAATCTTAAAAGCTATGCTGATATTATTAAAAGAGATTTAGGGATTGATGTTCAAGAGATTAATGGTGCTGGAGCAGCGGGAGGTTTAGGTGCAGGATTAGTTGCTTTTGCAAATGCTAAGTTAAAATCGGGAATTGAAATAATTCTAGATGCTGCTAATATAGATAATGCAATAAAGGATGCTGATTTAATTATTACTGGTGAGGGTAGAATAGATGGGCAAAGTTTAAGAGGTAAAGTTCCTATTGGTATTCTTAATAGAGCTTTGAAATATAATGTACCTGTTATTGCAATAGTTGGTTCAATAGGAGATGAAATAGATAGTATATATCAAGCAGGAATCGTTTCTGTTTTTAGCATAAATAGAAAGCCTTTAGATTTTGAAGCAGCTAAATTACACACTAGAGAGAATTTAACTAGAACGGCAGAAGCTCTTATAAGATTTTCTTCTATTTTTTAG
- a CDS encoding amidohydrolase yields the protein MNIQELKKIVCKAIDAEKDEIIKIGNDIFKNPELGYKEFRTSNIVNNKFKELSLDIKKDQAITGVSGVKKGKSSKAKICVVGELDGVIQPKHKYADKDNSGVAHACGHSAQIAVMLGAASGIIKSGVMDYLDGDISFLASPAEEFVDLEYRQSLRDNKKIKLFGGKQELIREGYFDDIDLVIATHAMGSEPERKAMIDVDLNGFVAKRVIYKGKAAHAGAQPHKGINALNAALIGMTAINTQRETFRDEDNVRVHPIITKGGDVVNTVPDEVTLETYVRANSIDAIINSSEKINRALEAGAYAVGGTCEIQEIPGNLPLDQSRELSEVFYSNIAGLIGEENIIRGQRVFASGDIGDVSSLLPTIQPNLGGFDGTIHGEDFRIADEEMAYIIPAKAIAMTIIDLLVNDAKKALEIKEGYKPIFNDKESYEKLWDNYNKKGVL from the coding sequence TTGAATATTCAAGAATTAAAGAAAATAGTATGTAAAGCTATAGATGCTGAAAAAGATGAAATAATTAAAATTGGGAATGATATTTTTAAGAATCCTGAACTAGGTTACAAAGAGTTTAGAACTTCAAATATTGTTAACAATAAATTTAAGGAACTGAGTTTAGATATTAAAAAAGATCAAGCAATTACTGGAGTTAGTGGTGTTAAAAAGGGCAAATCATCTAAGGCAAAGATATGTGTTGTAGGGGAACTTGATGGCGTTATACAACCTAAGCATAAATATGCTGATAAAGACAATAGTGGAGTAGCACATGCATGTGGACATAGTGCACAAATTGCTGTAATGTTAGGAGCAGCTTCAGGAATTATTAAATCTGGAGTTATGGATTATTTGGATGGAGATATATCGTTTTTGGCTTCACCAGCAGAAGAATTTGTTGATTTGGAATATAGACAAAGTTTAAGAGATAACAAAAAAATAAAATTATTTGGCGGTAAACAAGAGCTAATTAGAGAAGGATATTTTGATGATATAGATTTAGTTATTGCTACACATGCTATGGGCAGCGAACCTGAGAGAAAAGCTATGATTGATGTTGATTTAAACGGATTTGTAGCTAAAAGAGTTATATATAAGGGTAAAGCAGCACATGCAGGGGCACAGCCTCATAAAGGAATAAATGCTTTAAATGCTGCATTAATAGGAATGACAGCTATAAATACTCAAAGAGAGACATTTAGAGATGAAGATAATGTAAGAGTTCATCCAATAATTACAAAGGGTGGAGATGTGGTTAATACTGTACCTGATGAAGTAACATTAGAGACTTATGTAAGAGCAAATTCTATAGATGCTATTATTAATTCAAGTGAAAAGATTAATAGAGCATTAGAAGCGGGTGCCTATGCTGTAGGTGGGACTTGTGAGATTCAAGAAATACCTGGTAATTTGCCTTTAGATCAATCAAGAGAACTTTCTGAAGTATTTTACTCTAATATTGCAGGTTTGATAGGTGAAGAAAATATAATAAGAGGACAGAGAGTTTTTGCTTCAGGTGATATTGGAGATGTTTCGAGTCTATTACCAACAATACAGCCTAACTTAGGAGGCTTTGACGGTACTATTCATGGTGAAGATTTTCGTATTGCTGATGAAGAAATGGCTTATATAATTCCAGCTAAAGCAATTGCAATGACAATTATTGATTTATTAGTTAATGATGCCAAGAAAGCATTAGAAATAAAAGAAGGTTACAAACCAATATTTAATGACAAAGAAAGTTATGAAAAACTTTGGGATAATTATAATAAAAAAGGAGTGTTATAA
- the deoD gene encoding purine-nucleoside phosphorylase, which yields MSIHIGAKKGDIAETILLPGDPLRAKYIADNFLDNVFCYNEVRGMYGYTGEYKGKRISVQGTGMGIPSISIYVNELITEYGVKNLIRIGTCGSVREDIKVRDVILAMSASTTSHINRLRFNGMDFAPTANFDLLLKAYNIAKEKNLDVKCGNVLTSDLFYGDDPNAWKHWASFGVLAVEMETAGLYTLAAKYGVNALSVLTISDSIVTGEKTTSQEREKTLNDMIEIALEI from the coding sequence ATGAGTATACACATAGGTGCAAAAAAAGGAGATATTGCAGAAACAATATTATTACCAGGAGATCCTTTGAGAGCAAAATATATAGCAGATAATTTTTTAGATAATGTTTTTTGTTATAATGAAGTTAGAGGAATGTATGGTTATACTGGTGAATATAAAGGCAAAAGAATATCCGTTCAAGGTACAGGTATGGGTATTCCATCTATATCTATATATGTTAATGAATTAATAACTGAATATGGTGTTAAAAATTTAATTAGAATTGGTACGTGTGGTTCTGTTAGAGAAGACATAAAGGTAAGAGACGTAATCTTAGCAATGAGTGCATCTACTACTTCACATATCAATAGACTTAGATTCAACGGCATGGATTTTGCTCCAACAGCAAATTTTGACCTTTTATTGAAAGCATATAACATAGCTAAAGAAAAAAATCTAGATGTTAAATGTGGTAATGTACTAACAAGCGATTTGTTCTATGGTGATGACCCTAACGCATGGAAGCATTGGGCTAGTTTTGGAGTTTTAGCTGTTGAAATGGAAACAGCAGGACTTTATACGTTAGCTGCTAAATATGGTGTCAATGCATTATCTGTTCTAACAATTAGCGATAGTATTGTAACGGGTGAAAAAACTACATCTCAGGAGAGAGAAAAGACACTAAATGATATGATAGAAATTGCATTAGAGATTTAA
- a CDS encoding amidohydrolase, whose product MEAYINGNIITMNSDLQNANYFIVEDGCFSEVGNDFELSSFDGEIIDLKGKTVLPGFTDSHMHILSYATKKEFQVDLTKVRSLEQLADVTKEFVKKKKLKKGDWVVGVGWNHEYFEDCKLPDRKLLDEISAELPIILIRACYHICVVNTKALDLAGLLSETKEVNGGQIDRDGQGNPTGILRENACELVEGLIPTINDIKTVKELLISGLNDAASVGLTTVCIDDFSYVEDKEMLLRAYKELEKDDKLPINIILQLRTESVEDIHTYKRLGLKSWQKGKRIVVGPIKIIGDGSLGSSTAALNEPYENEGDNRGILVETEDKLDKMINESFNNDFDIAIHAIGDRAMQVILDSYKRYQNIIKEKKFTPSIIHCQIANEKVIQDMKAMNIIANIQPIFVCTDWRIVRKRVGKLREKYSYCWNTFLKNEILCVGGSDAPIESFNPLYGIYSAVTRKDMESKPEGGWCTEEAVSIKEAVKMFTINTAYATHQEQERGSIQKGKNADFVILDKDIENIYDDFNGCRVIRSYVAGKQVYTKI is encoded by the coding sequence TTGGAAGCGTATATCAATGGAAATATTATTACAATGAATTCAGATTTACAAAATGCTAATTATTTTATAGTTGAAGATGGTTGTTTTAGTGAAGTTGGGAATGACTTTGAGCTAAGTAGTTTTGATGGGGAAATTATAGATTTAAAAGGCAAGACTGTTTTACCAGGTTTTACTGATTCTCATATGCACATTTTATCTTATGCAACCAAAAAAGAATTTCAGGTTGATCTTACAAAAGTGAGATCACTAGAGCAACTTGCAGATGTCACTAAAGAGTTTGTTAAAAAGAAGAAATTGAAAAAGGGTGATTGGGTTGTAGGTGTTGGTTGGAATCATGAATACTTTGAGGATTGTAAATTGCCGGATAGAAAATTATTGGATGAGATATCAGCTGAATTACCAATAATTTTAATAAGAGCTTGTTATCATATATGTGTTGTAAATACAAAAGCTTTAGATTTAGCAGGTTTATTAAGTGAAACTAAAGAAGTAAATGGCGGTCAAATTGATAGAGATGGACAGGGTAATCCAACAGGCATTTTGAGAGAAAATGCGTGTGAATTAGTAGAAGGTTTAATACCTACGATAAATGATATTAAAACAGTAAAAGAGCTTTTGATATCGGGATTAAATGATGCTGCTAGTGTTGGTCTTACAACTGTTTGCATTGATGATTTTTCATACGTTGAAGATAAAGAAATGCTCTTAAGAGCATATAAAGAACTAGAAAAAGATGACAAATTACCAATTAACATTATATTACAATTAAGAACTGAAAGCGTAGAAGATATACATACATATAAAAGGTTAGGATTAAAATCTTGGCAAAAGGGAAAAAGAATAGTAGTAGGTCCTATAAAGATAATAGGTGATGGTTCATTAGGTTCAAGTACAGCAGCATTAAATGAACCTTATGAAAACGAAGGCGATAATAGAGGTATATTAGTAGAGACAGAAGACAAATTGGATAAGATGATTAATGAGAGTTTTAATAATGATTTTGATATAGCTATTCATGCTATAGGAGATAGAGCAATGCAAGTTATTTTAGATAGCTATAAAAGGTATCAAAATATTATTAAAGAAAAGAAATTTACACCATCAATTATTCATTGTCAGATTGCTAATGAAAAAGTTATACAAGATATGAAAGCAATGAACATAATTGCTAATATACAGCCTATTTTTGTTTGTACTGATTGGCGTATTGTAAGAAAGCGTGTTGGTAAATTAAGAGAGAAATACTCATATTGCTGGAATACTTTTTTAAAAAATGAAATACTATGTGTTGGGGGATCAGATGCTCCTATAGAAAGTTTTAATCCATTGTATGGTATATATTCAGCAGTTACCAGAAAAGATATGGAATCAAAACCTGAGGGTGGATGGTGTACTGAAGAAGCTGTATCGATTAAAGAAGCTGTAAAAATGTTTACAATAAATACTGCTTATGCCACGCATCAAGAACAAGAAAGAGGAAGCATACAGAAAGGGAAAAATGCAGACTTTGTGATATTAGATAAAGATATAGAAAATATTTATGATGACTTCAATGGATGTAGAGTTATCAGGAGCTATGTAGCAGGTAAACAAGTTTATACGAAGATTTAA